From a single Streptomyces liliifuscus genomic region:
- a CDS encoding DUF3027 domain-containing protein — MSATTRSRTPDRLCAEAVDLARAAAEEAAVPGVVGEHAGMVSEGDRVVTHFFECKDLGYRGWRWAVTVARASRAKLVTLDETVLLPGPDALQAPEWVPWSERLRPGDMGPGDLLPTDAEDLRLEAGFSGEDEPAPNSPISEEMAELVEAEDADVTAGTPATLPAVPTRGSIASVAEELGMRRARVLSRYGLHVAADRWEDSYGPKTAMAQAAPATCVSCGFLNPIGGSLGQAFGLCANEFSPADGRVVSLSYGCGGHSEAAVMPKPPRPAPPVIDETRVDPFPLRPSPDSGSVSVGPDEPSSEFGHS; from the coding sequence GTGAGCGCGACAACGCGAAGCCGAACCCCCGACCGTCTGTGTGCCGAGGCCGTCGACCTCGCCCGGGCCGCCGCCGAGGAGGCCGCCGTGCCCGGCGTCGTCGGGGAGCACGCGGGGATGGTCAGCGAGGGGGATCGCGTCGTCACGCACTTCTTCGAGTGCAAGGACCTGGGCTATCGCGGGTGGCGCTGGGCCGTGACCGTGGCCCGGGCCTCGCGGGCGAAGCTCGTCACCCTGGACGAGACGGTTCTGCTGCCAGGACCGGACGCGCTGCAGGCACCCGAGTGGGTGCCCTGGAGTGAGCGGCTCCGGCCCGGGGACATGGGCCCCGGGGACCTCCTGCCCACGGACGCGGAGGATCTGCGCCTGGAGGCGGGGTTCTCCGGCGAGGACGAGCCCGCACCGAACTCGCCGATCTCCGAGGAGATGGCCGAGCTCGTGGAGGCGGAGGACGCCGACGTCACGGCCGGGACGCCGGCCACGCTGCCGGCCGTACCGACCCGTGGGTCGATCGCCTCCGTCGCCGAGGAGCTCGGGATGCGGCGGGCGCGGGTGCTGTCGCGGTACGGGCTGCATGTCGCCGCCGACCGCTGGGAGGACTCGTACGGGCCCAAGACGGCGATGGCCCAGGCCGCTCCCGCCACCTGCGTCAGCTGTGGCTTCCTCAATCCCATCGGGGGCTCGCTCGGGCAGGCGTTCGGTCTGTGCGCGAATGAGTTCTCGCCGGCGGACGGGCGTGTGGTGTCGCTGTCCTACGGGTGCGGTGGCCATTCGGAGGCCGCGGTCATGCCGAAACCGCCGCGGCCCGCGCCGCCGGTGATCGACGAGACCCGGGTGGACCCGTTCCCCCTGCGACCTTCGCCGGACTCGGGGTCGGTGTCGGTGGGCCCGGACGAGCCGTCGTCGGAGTTCGGTCACTCCTAG